A region of the Arachis hypogaea cultivar Tifrunner chromosome 15, arahy.Tifrunner.gnm2.J5K5, whole genome shotgun sequence genome:
aattgatttaattatatagggattcaattaaaaaaagaaaaaattggtgcagaaatccaataaaagaaaaaaagtatagggaccaaattataaataaaatttagtgcaagaactcaattaaaaaaaaagtataaaaacctaattaaaaattttacaaaattataggaTCAACCGAATAATTAAACCGGTTAAAAACAATACCCTAATTTTAACAGCAACATCCTCCTTTAGACCCACATTTTAAAACAAATAGTCACATAACATTTCTCAAACGGCAAAATATTGTATGTTTTTAAACATTGAACAGAAATATAGGATATAATTCATTCAGGACATGAGATCCATAATCGGACCACTACTAGTTCACAACTTCACATTAATATTCAGGTAAAACTCCAAATAATTTTCATAACTTTTTCGAGTGTCTatttaaaaatctcatttttGTTTGTTAGTTTGTTAATTCCTAAGcttaaaaaagggacaaaatttgTGAGTTTTCGTGGCCAAGTATCAACGTCCCCTGTTAGGCTAAGAAGCAATCCAAAATATCTAATAACGGTACGAAAAGTAGTGGTAGCAGCGTAGATAAGATAGTACAGAAATAATGTGGACACCGTAAATCTTTCATCTTTTAATCAGATTGGaaaatatgataattttttatttaaaaagccctaaaaaaacattttaagaagaaaaaaaatattttagttattaaaacaGACTATATTAAAATGTATAATGATTCATGAAATATATATTGATTAGTATGTATGGATAATGAAAATATTACACTACCAGCGGCGGTAagctataaattttttatttatttattatgttatataaaaataattaataaaatgcaTGGTACTATAACATTCAAAAGTTTAAACTGCTaataatctaaattaaatatACTAGCAAATAGATATTTAAAATTAACATATTTTCACCGGATATTATTCATGGTATATGTAATATCGTCACcatatatgaaattatgaatgatGAAGGTGGAACTCAAATGCAGTtgactttatgtgaagttgatatttgagagccgttagatgatttgactaaattttcatctaacggttcTCAAATATCAAGTGAAGTCGACTTCAACTGAATTTTCACCATGCCTAAATGGGTACGGCGTACTTACCTgtaatggggagttcattggaaTGAAAGAGGTATGGAATCCAGAAATAAGTCCAGAAAGAAGAAGCACCGATGGTCCGAAAATGAATACTTGCTACTCCAACTTCTTCAGCCATATCATTCGCCAACTTCCCGAAAAACCCATCAGCCACCAAACAAGTCACCTTCTCTTTTACCAAAATGTCCCTTAGAAGAGGCTTACCATGCACCTTCACCGAATGAAGCGGCTCCATAGCTTGCTCCCCTGACCGAGGGTGCTCCTCCGGTAGACCATCAGGGATGCTCTTAAACCGAAGCGTAGGGTAGCGAGCTGCAAGGGATTCTATGTGGGCGAAGCGCGTGAGGCGGTTGTGGATGTGTTCTGTGTTGAGGAAAGTGACGTGGAGGTTGCGGACTGCAAGAAGCTGAGCAAGGTTTAGCATGGAGTTTACGTGTCCCTGTGCTGGACACGGGAAAATCAGAACATGAACTGAACATGTTTGCTGTTGTTTCATTTTCTGTGTGGTTGTTAGTATCAATTATTTTTCAGCTTTTGAAAATTGATTAAAGAGtatgatataataaaaacattttattataatatatgtatatttgtcccagtattaaaaatttttagattcgTCAATGCACACGTGGTTCACGTTTCTATATAGTTATTCTTAACCCATATAATTCTATCAAGTAGAGGTAGATagcaaacaaaaaattatttgctTATTGGAATTTGGAACATCCACATCCCATAAATTGCAATTGGCCATTGCTAATGCTAACTAGTCTCAGTGGGAAGATGCTCTTGGCTGATCAATTCTATGAAGTCAATCAAACGGTCCAAGTTGTCGTAAGAAGAACCTCCTTCACTCACACTTTTTTTAGCCAAAACTGCCAATTTCTCTGCCGATTGAAGAAACTCCTCCTTCCTATTGACCATTACATCTTTCACCATGTTCTCCACCACCTTCCTATCACAAACATCTTTCATGTCCAACCCAATCTTCCAGGATTCACCCACCAACCTGCTATTCACTTGTTGGTCCGCAAAGTATGGCCAGCAAATCATAGGCACACCAGCCACCACACTCTCTATGGTCGAGTTCCACCCGCAATGCGTCATGAATGCACCAACGCTTTTGTGTGAAAGAACTTCCACTTGTGGGACCCACCCAACCATTAACCCTCTTTCTTTGGTTCCCTCCACCAGCTCTGCCGGTACACTCTCATCTTTTCCTTCCCCGGCGGCTATCATGTCTGACCGCACCACCCACAAAAATAGCATCTTACTGTTAACCAAACCGTACCTAAATGAAAATATATGTACCAAGAGTTTAATTAGAGGTGAAATattcgacttcacgtgaagttgatagtcgagaattgttagatgaaaatttagtcaaatcaataaaattatctaaCCACTctcagttataaattttatgtaAAGTCGACTGTACCTGAGTCTTCACTTTAATTAGATAATAATTACGATTTTGCTAAGTAGACAGTGACTTTtgtgaacaatatgaataataaacTCTAGAATTTGacttaataaagtaaaaaaatactccACTCATAAATTACTTCATAAACTCTAATAATAACCATCTACACATTTAGTAAATTAAACATCCAGctattgtttacattgtttaatattcttattatttttctatacttttcctaataattaatataataatagatGATAGatcataatatatattttttgatatGTACTTGAATTTCAAATATGAATATGTTTATTAAATATAGAAACTTCGTGATATATGGATACCAAATATTAGCTATAAATCAAAACATTTATAGAAATTAAATGAATACTCACATTAAGATGTATGTCTTTTATGTCTTtatgtgaaattttttttaagaaattgatatttattatattaaataatttagtaaaaattataaaaaaaattaataaaatatattaaattatctaacggTTTACATAAACATATTTTGATATGATTAGTCACTTAGAGATTATATTTGGTAttcacaaaagaaagaaaaaaatcattttaaaaatataattagtcacatatttataaattaaaattaataaaaataactcaattttatattaataagcaattttatgtaaaattaataattaaaaattattaaacaataatttaattaaatctatcaaattatttaacgttAACTCCATatattatgtatacataaaaaaattaagctaaaaaccagtgcagtcgacttcaagtaaagttgatagttaaaagtcgttaaataaaaatttagttatatcagtcaaatcatctaacgactctctcaactattaacttcacgtaaagtcgactgcaccGGAGTTTCTAccaaaaatcaatcactaaaataAAGTATTTGTGAAATGTAAATACCAAAACTCCAAGAGACTCTCCCGCGTGACGGTGGTGACGCTACCAAAGCTGACGTATACGACTGATCTGAATGGCTGAGAATCGAGCCACGCCATGCAACTCATGTCCTCTTGCCAGATGCTGTTGTTTGACGTCATTGTATTGGCGGCGGTTGGTGCTCTGGATTCACGGTGTTGATGGAGAGGGCCGACTGTGAAGATGGTAGGGAAACGGCGGCGTAGGTGGGACAACACAGGGGCTTCAAGATCATCAAAGGTGTTGAATATGACCCCGCGTGCACGGAGCGTTTGGTGGGTCTCAGAGACGATGGTTTCGAGAGGAATGAACGGTTCACCCTTGGCCCGGTTTGGACGACAGAAACTTGGGAGGTCTCGACATCGAAGTAAGTTTTCCATTCCTGGTATGGTGCTTATGATGCGGTCCATGTCCTCTTCCCCTTCAAGGATTTTGGACATAACATACCACATGCTATTAGTCATCACATCCTTTTTTGGATCGGAGGTCcatgtttaatttcttttattcctAACTTTAAGGGACTAATTGGTCTTAttatttgtaaatttaaaattcaacatattattaatatatgaaCAAGTATAAACATTAAGGTGACTACTGCAAAAAGAAAGTTTGAAACTAATACAGAtttattataaaaacaaaaaaaaaacaaaactgaAAGGACAAAATTTGTGAGTTTTTTTATATCAGGGATAAGGCGAAAAGTGAAGTAAGAGCAATCCAAAAACATCCAATAATTGTATGAAAAGTGGTAGTAGCGTAGATAAGATAGTACAGAGATAACGTGCACAACCACCCCGACGTATATATTTCATCTTTTactcaaattcaaaaataagataattttttgttttgaaaaaagtcttgaaaaatattttaagcagaaaaattaaaaaagagatcTAGTTATTAAGACAGATTTTATTGAAATGTAGCATAAATAAACCCTTCTGATTATATTGAAATGTGTATTATTATTGTCACATTATGGATCAGAAACTATTACATTATCAGTGCTAAactataactttttttatttattatgttatataaaaaataaggtaaagtaattaataaaaatgcatGTTATAACCTTCAAATTTTACACGGCTAATAATAATGTGGTAGACACTAGAGTGAAAATTTTATAAGGGAAAGTAcgaggagccaatgaaatatttatataatgtgtacaatggaggtttatggagtattagagatataattattagtgttacattttttcatcagttgaagcttttgggatgagtggtatcatgatatgGTATTAAAGTGTTAGATccaaaaggtcaagagtttgatGTCTTCCTAGCGGAATCCATTTTATAATTGTATTCAtgtgaaaatattttcttttgacttttagatgatagattgtacggttagattttgatatttataaaaatattatttttatttaaagtgcagctaaataaataaattatacttttaaataaaatatctttaaaaaatatttttacaatctTCATTTGAGTATTTGCCATAATCTAAATTAATAAATCTACATTTTCGGTGGTGTACTATCGTAATCATGTATGATACAGTAAGAAACAAGATAAGGATTAAGGAATATGAGGCACATAGCATACCTGTAACAGGGAGTTCATTGGAATCAAAGAGGTACGGAATCCAGAAATAAGTCCAGAAGCAAGAAGCTCCTATGGTCCGAAAATGAATAATTGGTACTCCAATTTCTTCAGCCAAATCATTCGCCAACTTTCCGAAAAAGCCATCAGCCACCAAACAAGTCACCTTTTCTTTTACCAAAATGTCTCTCAAAAGAGGCTTACCGTGCACCTTCACCGAATGAAGCGGCTCCACGGATCGCTCCCCTGAGCGAGGGTGCTCCTCCGGTAGACCATCAGGGATGGTCTTAAACCGGAGTGTATGGTAACGAGCCGGGAGGGATTCTATGTCGGCAAAGCGCGTGAGGCGGTTGTGGATGTGTTCGGTGTTTAGGAAAGTGACGTGGAGGTTGCGGAGTGCAAGGAGCTGAGCGAGGTTTAGCATGGAGTTGACGTGGCCCTGTGCTGGACATGGGAAGATCAGAACATGAGCTGAAGATGTTTGCGGCGGTTTCATTTTTCGCGTGCTCGTTGAGATTACAACTCCTGGGGGAAGCCTAATTTCCTATATAATGGAAGCTAAGACAAGGTTTGGAAGGGAATGGCAGCATGGTACCATatataatcatataatatatatagattcTTATGGGCAAAAATAATGTCTGATTATGTGCAAGCGGTATTCTTTGATTTTTACACGCAACTCCGTCAACTAACGGagcttttaacataaaaaaaaaaaaaagtatagaggaACGACAATTAAATCTCCATTTTGATCACTTAGATTCACATAATTATCTATTTtagtttcgaaaatttaaaattatatatattggacTTCTACATTTAAGTCCGATACTAATATGGTCTTTCGACTCTTTTCAGTGATGACCAAACAAATAAATGCTGAGATGACATCCTCCCTACTACGTTGgatgatgagtaaatgacatcaTATCATTTACCCTAAATGCTCAAATAAGTCAGAAATGAAGAATAGTGGAGGTAGAGAAGAAGAATACTTTATTTTGGGTCTCCATAGTTTCTTCTCCCTTTCATATACAAAGCGACAATATTTCTGACTTGTTTGGATGTCAAGGGTAAACGGCGTCGTTTACTCATCATCCAGCGTAGTAGGGAAGGTGTCATATCAGCACTCCGTTTGCCTAATCATCCCCGAAAAGAGTTGAGGGACCACATTGGTGCCCGGACTTGAATATGGAAGACCagtatagataattttaaatttcagaaaCTAAAATGAGTAATCGCGTGAATCTCATGGACTAAAATAGGAATTTAGTCGAGGAATGACATATGTATTCAACAACTCAaacaatagattaaaaaaatatgaaattaattttaaaattcaaaaatttatttatttaaatattatcatattttaaaatttaaagatttaaaattaacacCTCTAAACACATTTACGTTATCTATGGTTCCTCCCATTTCACCGTAACAGCAACTTTGACCTCTACCACACAGTCTCTACGGTGCCTGTTGGTCCACATCCACGTTTCATTGTCGCCGCCGATGAGAATTTTGATGCGAGATGTTTGTCCATTTGAGAGTACCACTGTCCCGCGATACCTGTGCAGCAGTTTTGCAATCCCGTGCTCCCACTGCCGCTGCTGTTCACGACCCTAGTGCCTCTGGTGCAGCTATTGTCTCGTGATCACTGAAGGCGGTGCTGCTACTGCTATATCAAGCACCTATCCTGTGGAGTTATTATTTTTGGTGTTGAAGGCTAGTGAATAGGACTAGATATGGAGTCATCAATTGGCGaaggatgttcattttattatgtATGGAAATGGTTTTTTGATTCTAAAGTGGATATTTATTTGGGTATACAATTGGTattttacttgatttgcttgattctgtATGTACATGCTCCACATGATATTCATTTTACTATGTAGGCAGATGGTTATTTTCACTAAGATGTAGATGTATATTTGAGTCATACTATTTGGATGAACGAAACAAAATGGCATGCGATTAAAGTGGCGAAAACACAATGCAGCGGTGTAAAAGTAAGGACAGAAGTGCAGCATTAGAATAATGGCGGAACAAGACTTCTGACTCAGCGACGGTACGACGTCACTTCATGGGCTTCGAAATGAGCAGAGCAACAGTGCGTGAAGGATGGAGATAAGACGCGACGGCGCGTCGTTGACAAGGAGGTAGTAGTGTAGTGCGTCGGAGTAACGACAGAATAATGATTTTCCTCACAAAATTAGTGATGGCGAGCGAGGAAGGCGCTGGGGATCTTCAATGCAAGCGACAATGGCTGCGTGCTAGAATAGGGGTAGTGAGATAGCTACAATGAAAAAAACAATTTAGATTAGGAGttggtaaaattaaataaaagagataGTAAAATATGAaggtaaaattaaatatttaatggaCCTGAAATACAACTCATTTTTTATACTATTCACATTTTTTGTTGTACCTAACGGAACacttaacataaaataattacaaaatcatttttatttaaattatatattttttattttttcatgaaatatttttattatatattttttcactTGGCCAACTATTTCTAATAAATTGAAatgataagtattgttttggtctttaatcttgagggtcagaatcaaaatcgtctctaatgtaattttttatttagaatcgtccttaacgtttaatttcatattaaaattgttctttttaataaaatttttttattttattactaaattactcatattaataaaaaaattataaaataaaagaaagaaagaaaacgacGTGAGGGGACAAGGGAGAAGGGAAAAGGACGCGAGGGAGGGAGAGAAGGAAAAGGGAaaagggagagggggaagggggagAAGGGAAAGGGGGGACGGCGCTAGCGAGGCTTGGAGCCGTCGTCGCCGTCGCCAGCCAGGTAGAGAGCTTTTGCTTCTGCATCGCCGCTACTTTCCGTCGCGTTCTCACCGTTCTTCCTCCCTGTTTTTGCTTCAGCCTTTgtttctgcttctgtttctgcTACTTGTTTCAACTTCTGCTTCTTACTTCGACTTCTGCTCTTTGCTTTGGCTTCTACTTTCTGCTTCTGTTTGAgtttctgtttctgctttttcTGCTTCTGTGACTGCTTttaattctgattttgatttgttgttttttaatattattgttgttgtgtgttgatttggttgttgaatttgtgttgattaCATTGATGTTGTTATTCTTGGTGGTGGAGGTAAAGGTGCTGGTTATTTTTGTCCAGAAAAAGTTAAAAGgataattttaatacaaaataaaacgttaaagacgattttaaataaaaaattacattaaagaCGATTTCAATTCTGATCCTCAACATTAGGGACCAAATCAATATATATCTCTAAATTAAACtatttattgattttataaaatgacccttcaattttttaattttgtatatttaaaaattCTGTCGGTGAACTATTTTAGTTGTAGAAATGTATGTATTTCAGAttttttgtatttgaaaattgtgactaaaataaaattattaaag
Encoded here:
- the LOC112747341 gene encoding 7-deoxyloganetic acid glucosyltransferase-like; translation: MKPPQTSSAHVLIFPCPAQGHVNSMLNLAQLLALRNLHVTFLNTEHIHNRLTRFADIESLPARYHTLRFKTIPDGLPEEHPRSGERSVEPLHSVKVHGKPLLRDILVKEKVTCLVADGFFGKLANDLAEEIGVPIIHFRTIGASCFWTYFWIPYLFDSNELPVTGEEDMDRIISTIPGMENLLRCRDLPSFCRPNRAKGEPFIPLETIVSETHQTLRARGVIFNTFDDLEAPVLSHLRRRFPTIFTVGPLHQHRESRAPTAANTMTSNNSIWQEDMSCMAWLDSQPFRSVVYVSFGSVTTVTRESLLEFWYGLVNSKMLFLWVVRSDMIAAGEGKDESVPAELVEGTKERGLMVGWVPQVEVLSHKSVGAFMTHCGWNSTIESVVAGVPMICWPYFADQQVNSRLVGESWKIGLDMKDVCDRKVVENMVKDVMVNRKEEFLQSAEKLAVLAKKSVSEGGSSYDNLDRLIDFIELISQEHLPTETS